AATTTTGATTGAACGCCATCATAGCAAGCAACAATAAACGGAATGATGGCCAAGATTCCACCATAAACCAAACCTTTAAAAAAACCTGCGATCAGCCCCCATTCTTCAAACGCTATTGAGTAAAGCCAAGTAACAACCCAAACAACTAAGCATAAACCGAATAATAGTTTGGCAACCTTTTCCCTGTTTTCAAAAATCTGATGCATATTTAGTCCTTTAAATGACCACTTTTTATATTACATTGCAATAAGCCTACGCCATGCTAGTACAATTAATATAGGTATTCGTTTCAGTTTCTGTCATCACCTCGTTGTAGGTTTAATGCTAGCTGACACACTCACTAATTTCCATTGGCCGCTATGTTTAGACCATACTTGTGTACCACCGCCTGAGGCAGTGTGCGTTGTGCCATTTTTGAGTAAAACAGTTTGCGTAAACTCATTTACCAAAATGACAGTGTTGTTATCAATAACTGAAATCTTCACATTGGGGAACTCAAGCGATGTAACTTTTTGTATCGAGTTAAACCCTGCATCTACAACTGGAGTAAGTTCATTTAGATCGTTCCAGTTTGTACCGTCACTGTTTAAACCCACAAATTTATCGGAATCAAAATGTTCAAAATACGCGTTAGCATCTAGCTTTTTTGAAGCCTCTACAAGGCTATTGAAAGAATCCAGTACTTCTTTTTTAATGTCTTCTTGGTCAATATTGGCCTGCGTAACATGTGACAGTGATAACGTGAAGACCGCTATAAGCAATTGTTTATTTAACACTAACAACTCCTTGGCTCGACTAACTTATTCATTGAACGTAGCTGCAATTTGAATAGAGCACTGAAAATCAGGTACGAAGCTAACCCTAATTACAGGCCATGGTGTCGTCTTATGTGCTTAATTTTTCCATGTTCGTTGAACTCCAGCGACATAATGTTAATCGCAGTGTATTCAATAGGTTTATTCATATGGCTGGGATGTCCTTTGGCATGCTCTTTAAACTTAACAAACGTAACATTGCGACCTACCATAATGTCTAAAATGTTTATGTTGCTAAAATATATTTTGTCTTCTAGTTTTGCGATCATTGCAGAACGCAACTCGTCCTTATTTGTAACAGTCACATTAAATTTTACGTGCTCATCCTTGAAGTCATCTGCAAGGAATGACAAAAAGTGATCAACGTCCTTTTCATCCGAATTAGGTTGCTGGCGTAGGTTTTTTGCTTCTATAAATTGCTTCGTTAACTCCCTTAGCTTCGACTCGTCAAGCGGTTCTGCTGATAGGGCAGTCATAGATACAAAGTAAAACATTAAAATTGAAAATGCCGTTTTCACTGAATTTTCCTTAATTTTTGGTCTTCATTTACGAAGCCTTTCTCGACTTTGGGTATTGTTTAGTAGCCAATTAAAACTAAAAACTTACTAATAAAGCGAGAAATTTCATAGTATTCCTTGTTATGTGCAACACTATCCTTTTAGTAGGGTGAGAATTTCGTTGTTATCTGAATCGAATATTGAAACAGATCGGTCACCTAATATGATAGTTACGGGTACGTATTGATCTTTGTAACCATCGAACATGTCTCCAACCCACTTAGCATTTGATGATTCCGACTTAACAATGTTTTTGATGACGGTTAAGCCAGTGTTTTCTTTGTGTGTCAGGTGCTCTTTAACACTAGCGATACCCGAATCTAAATTGAATTCAATATAGGCCGGTTTACTAGCGTGTTTCCATACACCTTCTAGTGTATTTATATCACTGGCCATCGCGAAGCCCGCAACTAAGCTAATGCAAACCGAGATAAAGCGCAGAGTGGTTGTTTTTATCATTCTTATCCTCCTAGATTGAGCAGTACTGCTATCTATTTGCCAAATATAACCTTCATTTCTGGCAGCTTTTTTAGCTTGCGAGAATGAACAATTGCATCGTGTATAGCCAGAAGTTGATCGCTTGGTTTAAGTTTTAGCAGTGATTGAGCAAAGTCTTTCACTGAAATAGCCCAATCTCGGTCATCGTCGCATTCCAATACATTCTCTAAATATATATTTGCGTTTTGAAAATCTGAAGCATGCAAACAAACCAAGCCTTTGTTTAGGCAAGCCCAAATATTTTGCTTGTCACCCGCAGTGTTCGTTAATACATATTCTTTTGCAAGGTCTGGAGACGACATTGATTGACGATGAGCAAGGGCTTTGACCTTTGCTTTCTCTGCCAACGCGACCGCTTCAAAGAAAAAAGACTCCTCGTGTTTAAATTCTATGAATGAGTTTTCTCTATATCCAATATCGAAAGAAAGATATTCTTTCGGGTACCACAACCATGATATGCCTACATTTAGATAAGTGCCTTTAGACCAACTAGATGGCTGAAATTCGATCATAGTTAGCCACCAGCCGTTATCGTCTAGCCAAACTCTAGACTGGCCTTTTCTAACTAACCCTACAGGCTTCAGAATTTCCCTAGCAGCTTTATTGATAAGTTTGCTATGTATTGGTGTGGCCATAGTTTGCTCTAGGTACCTTACTTTTTACAACGGGCACTTACGCGCAGGCTAAAACTCGAAGCAGCCCACGTGTATGCGTCACAGCGAGATTGCGAGCGATTTAATGCGTTTAATGTATTCAACCCATGCTTTGCAATGCGCAATCGCATGCGTATATTTGGTGGTGATATTAGTTGGAGCAATAAAAATGCAAGATTTATATGACATCCATGCCCCAAAGAAAGCGACAAATTTAAGCTTGAACAGCGATTTACTGCAAAAAGCTCGAGATTTAAAAGTTAACCTGTCTGCAACCTTAGAGCAAGCACTTAAAGACAAGCTAAAAAATGTTGAAGCAGAGAAGTGGAAAAAAGAAAACAAAGCTGCCATTGCTGCATACAATGAATTTGTTGCTGAGAACGGTTGTATAGGTGATGAGTACCGAAACTTCTAATGGCGCAGTTTGATGTTTACAGAAACCCAAGTAAGAAAACGAATAAAGCTTACCCTTTTCTTGTTGATGTTCAAAACTCTGTAATTGATTAGTTGGCAACAAGGCTGGTTGTACCGTTAACAAATAGCGATACTAGAAACAGTCTTTACATGAAAAAATTGACTCCTTCGATAGAATTCGAAGGCTCAATATACTTATTTTTAGCCCAACAACTAAGTTCCATACCCGAAGACGTGCTCAATGATCGCGTTGGTACATTGGCGCAATCCAGAGAACTGCTGATAGATGCAATAGACTTCGCTATTACAGGAATATAGCGTCCCAGCGAGCAGCGCGAGTGCCTTTAGTTTTAGTTGCCTTAGTTAAAAATATTAATATATGACACATGTAGGCCAAACGCGATATAGCCTAGAGATAAAATGGCATTGAGAAACCAAATCAAGAGCCAAAACACACCTGTAAAGTTAAAAATCTTTCGTATTTTAGGGCTTAATAGCGCAATTGTCGAAGTGATAGAGCCCAAAGCAGAGCAACAAAATAGTGGAAGCACTGTAAACATTAATAAAAGGCCTGCAGCCCCCGCAGATGCCCCACTTGAGTCAGGTTCTATTGGAATTAATATCAAATACGATAAACAGACCGATACTAATAAAAATAATAAGCTAAGTAATTGAAGACTTCTCATATAGCCCCTAGTAGCTAACTTTTAAATAAGGGACGCAGACGCGTGGGCAGTAATGCAATGAAGCCCATGTGTTGGCGTCCCAGAAAATGGCAGCGAACGACTACAGTTGTTAGGAGACATTCTTTAATATCTCCTTGTTTTTGAATCCTACTTTTGTTGCTACGAATACAACCACACACGAAATAAATGCCTCAAAAGCGAATGTGGTTGAAAGATATAGTTCGCCCATAACGAGTGTATATAAAACAGTCGAGATTAAACAACTGCAAATAAAAAGGATAATGGCGTGCTGGTATGGTTTTGAATTTAATCCGCTAGCAAACCACCAAAAAACTACAAAAGTTAAAATGCCACTCACAAGGTACGATGTTGTAATGAACATAACATCTGGCACAGGCACTTTAAACATTCCAAATACTAAAACCAATAATGCAACGCCTACAACAGGGAAAAGGATTGATAGAGGGATAAACAAAAATATCCTTTTTAACTGCAACATTCATTTGCGTCCTTTCTTGATGAACTTATTACGCGCACTAGGCGCCTTGGTATGACATCACCGCAACTAAGTTACTAGGTTTGGCACTATTTACTGTTATAACCCATTGTTCTAGAAAACTACTACCTTGATACAATGTATATGAAGTTGTAGTTAGACTACCAGATTGCGAAACTAACTCTTTTTTATAAGTAAACCCGCTGTCTTTGGGAGGTAACCAAGCTTCCAAACTTGCTTGAATTGTATTTGGCTCACCTTGGTGTATGTATACAGAACAAAGTCCATTTTCTAGTAATGCAAGTCCGAAATTACCCTCATCATTCTTCAAGTACCAAGCTTTGCCTGCGTTACCTTTTAGGTAACTTTGAGAAATTTGCTCAGGTGCAATTACGAATCCTTTTCTTTTGGCTGATTGCTCTAAAGCCGCAGGGCTTTGACGACCGACTACACACGTTCCCATGAACAACTGGATTGGCGTTGATTTTCGTAGAGCAAGACCTTCATCTTCTTTTGCTAGAGTTGATTTACACCCAATGGTTGAAAGAAGCAGGGTTGCAACAATGTAAGATTTAACTCGATTCATATTCCGTATGCCTGACTTTCCAATAACGGGATGAGACATGTGGGGCATAATGGCGAAGCCGTCCCGCGTGTATGCATCCCAGCGAACGTAGTGAGCGGCTATATTTGTTTGTTAGTTGCCAATTGCATCAATGAGGCCCACCGTACTGAAGTACCAAATAAAAATACACTAAATAGCTAACCATCGTAAATATTTGAAACAATAGTAAGGTCCATTTTTGACGTGAAGTGAATTGCAGATTGCCTAAAGAGATTAGCGCAAAGACCAAAACACCGATAAGGGCGACCGGCAATAAACGCCCCAAACGCCTTTAGCGTTTCGTTAGGTGCGTTTTAGTTTAAAAAAACCTTCTTTTCTCGATAAATAATAAAGTGCCATAATTTGAGCGGCACAGATACCTAAAACTAATGCGATCGCGATTTCATAAGAATAACCGATGCCAACAAGGCAAATTATTGGCTCAGGGTGAATCCCGCCTATAAATATGAGATGCGGCATTCCGAAAAAGACGGGAAACACTGTATAGCAAAGTATGTCGTAGAACAAAAATGTGCCACACGCTGCAAGTGCTCTATAAACGCCCTTTGGCTTTATGAAGTAGAGGTACAGTGTACAAAAAAGAGAAACTAGATAAGTGGTACCACTTCCCATGAGACCGACTATTGGCAGCAAGGCACCGTCTTGGGAGGTATTCTTTGTAACTACTTTAAGCTCAGGCTTGAGTTTTAAAGATTGGGCGGACTCAGGAAATTCAATTACAAACCTAGGTGTTTCTGGAATAAAGCTGACATAGGCAACCGAACTCCCAGGCCAGGCTGTAGTTGAAACGGTTGCGCCAATACTCGGGAACAGTTCAATACCGGGCCAGATATTGATAATTGGTGTTCCAAGCCCGAAGACTACTCCCGAAAAAGCATGGCCAGCTTCATGAATCAGAACAGACGCAAGAAAATAAAAAAACAAAAGACCAGCAAGCAACAAAATCCTTTTAAACATAAGTAGCTCAATCCTTCTAGCACCTAACTCTAAGTAAGGCGCGCAGGCACGTGGTCTATAATGCGAAGTAGCCCGCATGTATGCAACTCAGCGAGCGAAGTAATTTTTTTGTTATGCTCGTGCATGAAACGACCTAAATATTTTACTTATAACAACCAAAACCATGCATCCGATAATTGTGAAAAAAGATGCCCAGATTGGAATCCAAAGTATAGCCAAAGCAGATGTCGAGGAAGTATGTGCGTCAGTGAATAACGAGTGCTGCATTCCCCAATAGCCGTGCAGAATAAATGAAGTGTTGAGTAGCAATATAATCCAAATGCCAATTCGGCCAAATGTAGTAGAACTCAACTTTGATTTAGCAGCAAAAAGACCTAAAACGATGAATGGAATAGCTCTAAAGCCTGCAGAAAATAGATAACTATTAAAAGTTGAATATTGAAACGTTCGCTCGACAGCTGAATTAAACTCTAAGTGCCCTACAAAAACAGCAAGCAAAAATTTAGAGAGATATTCGTTTGCTAGTAAAAAAAGTAAAACTAAAGTAAACCAAAAATTCCTTTTCATAAATTTCCTATAAAGTGCATAACTTTTTAATAAGGGCGCAGGCGCGCGGGCGATAATGCGAAGTAGCTCACGTGTATACGCACCAGCCGGCGCCAGCAGACAACTTAACTTTTTTGTCAGGGTAGCTTGCCGAAAGATGTATCGATACTAAGGGTATAAATATACCCATTGTTGATAAACTCAAATGATTCTTGTTGTCCAATTGTGAAGTCTCTAGCATCAGCGCCAACGTTGTATGGCTTGCCTGTAGACGTATCCTTGAGTGAAAAATATATATTTACCTCACCATCTTCTATGACTCTATTGGTCATCACAATTTGATATAGATTTGAGATTTTAAGGGTGTTCGAGGAATTAAAGTCCGCAAGTACTCCGGTGTTATAACTTTGCAGGACGTTCGAGCCAATTTCCTGTTTTTCGAATACAAGCCGCGTGAACAAGTCGTCTTCTGCATTGACCGCGAAGCAACAAAGAAAAAATAAAACTAAAAACTTCATCTGAAAATTCCTTTTTCCGGTTACCCTAACTTTTAAATATGGGGCGCATACGCATGGGCTAAAATGCGTAGCAGCCCATATGTTTGTTTTTCACCGAGCGAAGCAAGTACTTTGTAATACGTCACCATGCCAGGCTCTCCAATTCAATTTTATTGCCCACCTGCCTAACAACTCTAATCTTTGAATTCTTAACGTCTATATGCCAATTGCTTTTTGAGTGAATTTTCCCAATTTCCTTGGGGTTACCTGTGATTTTATTTGCAATGAAAAATGTATCAGTCTGTTTTTTACTGTCTCTTGTTACAACTAACATTGTCGGTTTTGGCTGTCTGTCAATGATGCCGGTATTATTTTTGACCGGAGATGAATAACTGTTATTAAACTCGACTACTCCGTCTTTCAGAGCTGTTTCAAAAGATAAAGCAACTATTTGTTTTTCGTGATTTTCGGGAAACAAATAATAGCCGGAGTCTTTGGAGGGGTCATATATAAAAATATTCACAATAGCTTCGTCACTGCTGCTTAAGAAGCTTGATTCTTTTTCTAGTTTTACACTCTTAAAGTATAAGCCAGTCACCGGATCATATTGATCAATACTCGGGCTGTAATATCCACCGCCAACTGCGAAAAAAGAAAATAAAACTAGAGTTGTTGTGATTAAGTGTTTCATGTGTCCTCCTGACGTTTAACACCCGGCTAAGGGGCAAAATACATGGGCTATAAAAACGATCGAAGCGATGACAGCCCACGTGATTTTTATCCCAGCAACCCGCGCAGCGGGTTGCGACTTGAGCGTTATGTTTCTTTTGCATTGATTGTCTTAGCGAATAGTTTCGCGAAATCAGTTTTAAACATTCTATCGATTGCTGTGATTTTAGATAGTAAAGCTTCTATATCAAATTGTTCCGGTTTGTTTTCTATGATGGCAAGAGCTTCATTGTGGAGTGAAAATGCAAGGTGCGCAGATATTTTTTCACTGGTCACTTCGTTAGTTGTACTGCCTAGATGATTACCCAATAGTCCTTTGAGCTCGTAAATGGCAAGTGCCAAGATTCGAAGTTGGGTCTCCTGATTATTCATTTTGACTTCCTTAATATGAAACATGACTTTTCAATAACGGGCGCAGGCACGTAGGGCATAATGGCGAAGCCGCCCCGCGTGTATGTGTCCCAGCGAACGCAGTGAATGTGTTGATTGGGTTGTTAGCTGCTAAATGCCACGTACTCCCACAGAGTTGGAATCAACCAGCCAACAAAAAATAATAAAAGAGCCAACCCAAGCGAAAACAAAATAAGCCATTTAGGGTGTATTTCTTCACCATCCGGATTGTCGTAACCACTTGGCAATTCATCTGGCATATGTACTAATTGAGTCACAGCAATAACAACACAAATACACTCAACGGCAAAGAGTAAACTTGATTGTGTGAAATACGAAATCGCTAATGCCACACAAGAAATTGTTAATATTGAACTTCTTATACCTGACAGATACTTATTCATTTCTCTTGGCTGCTAACTTTTCAATAAGAGGCGATGACGCGTGGGGCGTTATAGCGAAGCGGCCCTGCGTGTTTGCGTCTCAGTGGGCACTAGCCCACGATTTTATTTTTTGTTAGCAATCATGTTAATCAAAGTCAATGTAGCCGCCAAGTTTACCGCAATGAATACATTTAAATATGTAAGCACTTGGTGACCCATCAGCATCGAGTGACTGAAAGAAGCCTTCCCATTCTCCGTCTTTTAGACCGTACGTCGCGGTTGCCTCGGATTTTAAACTGACTTCTAAATCCTGACCGTATTCATTTATCTCCCTGAATCCGGCACAACCAAGAAAATCTGTACCGTCATTACAATGCGTCCACCACTTTTCCTGTTGCCAACCAGTAAAACCAGGAGTTAAATAGGTTATTTCTTCCTTGACTGATGAAGCCACGTCGTCCCAATCACCATATCCACCTATACCGTCGTAATCTGTAAACTCCGCATCAAATTTCTTGTGGGCAGTACCATCTGCGATACACCAAGGACATATTGAGTCTTCTAATTCGACTTCAGAATAGGGCAGCCCACCATAGATATATCCGGTGGCTTTACCACAGCACAGGCAAACTGCATCTGACTCAATGATTGACCCTGACTTTAACGGATCAGAATGATATTTAAACTTAGGAAGTTCCATGTTCCTCCTTAATGGCTAACTTCTAAATAAGGGGCGCAGGCACGTGGGCTAAAATGCGAAGCAGCCCACGTGTATGCGTCCCAGCGAACGAAGTGAGTGACTGAGTTTGTTTGTTAGGTGTGCGCCGAAATAGCAACGGGCTAACCACGCAACAGCTTTACAAACTTAACTGATTGCTTTGCAGCCTCATATGTAAAGAATGCTACAACAGAAACGCTAATCGCAAATTGAATGCTAGCCGGAAGTAAATTCATAAACCTTAAACCTCGTGAAGTAAATTCGATTGGTTCATTGCTTTGCCATGCGTAATAGAAATGAGAAGCAACCCAGCTAAATAGAGATACTAACAACCAGAGACTTAATGCTCCGATAAATGCTAGCTCAGTATCTCCACCATCTTTATTTGTCATCCTTGGAACACCTAACTTTAAGCTAAGGAGCAGTAATGCGTGGGCTAAAATCCGAACGAAGCGACAGAGCCCACGTGTTACTGTCCCAGCGAGCCTACGAGCGGCTTAATGTGATTGTTAGGTACGTTCTACTGACTAAAATAGGTATCTCCTCGCACTATGGAGGTATTAGACTTCTCGTCACTAATTAGGACTTCTGGGTCAGCGGTTGCAAGAACAAACACCGTCTGATCTTCTGTCCAGATATAATACCCCAAAATTTCATCAGGCCCAGTTTGATCAACAATACTGTCTGACTGCACATACTTTTGATATTCGAGGCCATTGCACTTTTTTACAGGGCCGAATTCATGGGTAATATCTAATTTTTCTGTAGGTGAAGAGTAAGACTCATCAATTATATGGAACGAAACCACTTCGTTAAAGATGACTCGTAGACTTCGACTCGTTTCCAAAACTTTAACAGGGAAATAAGGCCCGATCGGAGTACCAGTATCAGACAACACCATTTCTCGCTCATTTGACTTAACACCCTCAACCAGTTTGATGCTAAGCACACTAGGGTGATGGAACTCTGCCTTTTCGAAAAACCATGTGTCTACCTTCGGAATATTCATAAGTACCTAGACACAATGACTCCCTGTGAAATGCTAGCCTCCGCATTCTCGTGGGTTAACTTTTCAGCCAGAGCCATAATTAGTTTGTTCAATACTAAATCAATTTGGAGGCTAGCATGAACAAACATAGCATGATTTTTATCGGATTGGATACGCATAAAGAGTTTCACGAAGTTGCTTATTGTGAAGAACAGCGTGGCGCGTCGCCCGTTCATTATGGTCGTATTCCCTCCTCTAAGGTCTGTGTCAAAAAGCTTATTCGCCAGTTTGAATCTAAATATCCTGGTGCAACACTTCACGTTGTTTATGAGGCTGGCCCTTGTGGCTATTGGATTTATCGTCTGATAACGAGCTTGGGACACTGTTGCTATGTTGTGGCACCGTCTCTTATCCCGAAAAAGCCAGGAGAGCGAATTAAAACCGACCGACGAGATGCGCTTAAGCTCGTTAGGTCACTAAAGTCTGAAGACCTTACACCCATCTATGTGCCCGAGCCGGAAGATGAAGCTGTGCGGGATTTATCTCGAGCTCGAGAAGCAGCAATGAAGGATTTAAAAGAAGCGAAGTACCAGCTTAAAGCTTTACTATTGCGAAACAACATACGCTATGAAGGTACGGCCAACTGGTCGAAGAAACACCTTCGCTGGCTCACGGAATTGATATTGCCTCACCCGGCCCAGCAAATTGTCTTACAAGAACAATTGCAAACCATAGAAGAGCGTATCCGGCGACTGGAAAGGCTCGACAATGAGTTAACCCACCATGTACACCAATGGCGTTATTATCCGGTAGTGAAAGCCGTTCAGGCGATGCGAGGTGTTCGATTGCTCGTTGCTGTTGGAGTGGTGGCAGAGCTTGGTGATTTACAGCGTTTTGACCATCCAAGAAAACTCATGGCGTATTTAGGTTTAGTCCCCAGCGAACAATCATCAGGCGGAAAGCGACACTTAGGAGCCATTACAAAAGCAGGAAATGGCCGAGCACGGCGTTTACTGATTGAGGGGGCGCACAGCTACCGTTATCCGGCTAACGTCTCTACTGAATTACAGTTAAGGCAGGAAGGCTTACCTAAAGACATCGTCGATATCGCTTGGAAAGCACAGCTTCGCTTGTGCAAACGCTATCAGCGCATGAGTAAAAAGGGTAAACACTACAATTTAATCGTTACCGCGATTGCCAGAGAAATGGCTGCTTATATTTGGGCTATTGCAAAGGAAGTGGTACTTACGCCGGTTAATCCAAAACTAAGATTGAGCCGAGTACCTGCATGATAAACGAGTTTGAGCTAACGCATTTGGATCAGGCCGCGGGATGTGGCACAACCTACGAGGGCGTTATGATGGCGATAACTTAACGGTTATTGATCCACGAGCATAGACTGATGAGAAGGTGACCACGGCGGAGT
The DNA window shown above is from Alteromonas sp. KC3 and carries:
- a CDS encoding nuclear transport factor 2 family protein, which produces MLNKQLLIAVFTLSLSHVTQANIDQEDIKKEVLDSFNSLVEASKKLDANAYFEHFDSDKFVGLNSDGTNWNDLNELTPVVDAGFNSIQKVTSLEFPNVKISVIDNNTVILVNEFTQTVLLKNGTTHTASGGGTQVWSKHSGQWKLVSVSASIKPTTR
- a CDS encoding nuclear transport factor 2 family protein, giving the protein MKTAFSILMFYFVSMTALSAEPLDESKLRELTKQFIEAKNLRQQPNSDEKDVDHFLSFLADDFKDEHVKFNVTVTNKDELRSAMIAKLEDKIYFSNINILDIMVGRNVTFVKFKEHAKGHPSHMNKPIEYTAINIMSLEFNEHGKIKHIRRHHGL
- a CDS encoding type II toxin-antitoxin system CcdA family antitoxin yields the protein MQDLYDIHAPKKATNLSLNSDLLQKARDLKVNLSATLEQALKDKLKNVEAEKWKKENKAAIAAYNEFVAENGCIGDEYRNF
- a CDS encoding NMCC_0638 family (lipo)protein; amino-acid sequence: MNRVKSYIVATLLLSTIGCKSTLAKEDEGLALRKSTPIQLFMGTCVVGRQSPAALEQSAKRKGFVIAPEQISQSYLKGNAGKAWYLKNDEGNFGLALLENGLCSVYIHQGEPNTIQASLEAWLPPKDSGFTYKKELVSQSGSLTTTSYTLYQGSSFLEQWVITVNSAKPSNLVAVMSYQGA
- a CDS encoding CbrC family protein is translated as MELPKFKYHSDPLKSGSIIESDAVCLCCGKATGYIYGGLPYSEVELEDSICPWCIADGTAHKKFDAEFTDYDGIGGYGDWDDVASSVKEEITYLTPGFTGWQQEKWWTHCNDGTDFLGCAGFREINEYGQDLEVSLKSEATATYGLKDGEWEGFFQSLDADGSPSAYIFKCIHCGKLGGYIDFD
- a CDS encoding IS110 family transposase; its protein translation is MNKHSMIFIGLDTHKEFHEVAYCEEQRGASPVHYGRIPSSKVCVKKLIRQFESKYPGATLHVVYEAGPCGYWIYRLITSLGHCCYVVAPSLIPKKPGERIKTDRRDALKLVRSLKSEDLTPIYVPEPEDEAVRDLSRAREAAMKDLKEAKYQLKALLLRNNIRYEGTANWSKKHLRWLTELILPHPAQQIVLQEQLQTIEERIRRLERLDNELTHHVHQWRYYPVVKAVQAMRGVRLLVAVGVVAELGDLQRFDHPRKLMAYLGLVPSEQSSGGKRHLGAITKAGNGRARRLLIEGAHSYRYPANVSTELQLRQEGLPKDIVDIAWKAQLRLCKRYQRMSKKGKHYNLIVTAIAREMAAYIWAIAKEVVLTPVNPKLRLSRVPA